CCTTGTTCCACACGGCTTTGGCGTTGGGTTTGGAGAGGAAACGTTCCTGCATGATCTTGCTGGCACGAAAGGAGTCGCGACGGTGAATGACATACACCATGCTCCCGAACTTCGTGAGGTACGTTGCCTCTTCCATAGCCGAGTCGCCTCCGCCAACGACGGCAAGCGGCTGACCACGAAAGGCAGGGAGCGCACCATCGCACACCGCGCACGCCGAAACGCCCCCGCCGCTCCGGGCCAGTCGCATCTCGTTGTCGAGCCCCATCCAGTTCGCGGTCGCGCCCGTCGCGATGATCACTGCGTGGGCACGTATCGACTCCCCGGCAGAAGTGTGAAGCGTGTGCGGACCGGATTTGGAAAACTCGACCTGCGTGATGTCTTCCCCGACAGCGACTGTTCCGAAGCGCTCGGCCTGCGCGGCAAAGGCGTCCATCATCTCCGGGCCTTCGATACCCTTGGGGAATCCGGGGTAGTTCTCGACCTCTGTCGTGAGCATCAACTGTCCGCCGGGAAGAATCGGCCCTGGATCCTGCTTGGGCACACCGACGTAACACACCGGTCGCAATTGTGCACGCGCCGCGTAGATCGCGGCTGTCCACCCTGCCGGACCTGACCCGATGATGACGACCTTGTGCACTGCATCGGTGCTCAATTCAGCCTCCCTTCAACACTGACCCGAGATCGGGCAACACCACGAAACCCCATGTCAGGGCAAGCGACCCGTATCGCGCAAGTGCTCGCGATGGATCGAAAGCATCGGAGGCCAGATCAGGTAGTCGCCCGTGATGGCGTCGAGATCGTTGCTCACATCTTCGGCGAAGTTCTTGACGCCGTCCTGCCCCACGGAATACATCACGAACTGGTCTTCACGCAACATCATCGCAAAGTTCTCGCCTCCGGGTGCGAACACGTTCATGCGGTGAGGCTGCGCGATCGCACGTTCATCGGGCAGATATGAATCACGCACAGGAACAAAGTATTCGAGCGAAGGCAGGCGACCGGCTGCACGATTCGGATTGAATGGATCCGCTTCGATCTGCGTCAGCCAGCGCGGACGAACCGAACTGGCATCCGGCGGGAACACCCCCAGTTCGTAGAAATAACCGAGCACCGCCAGGGCATGTCTCG
This is a stretch of genomic DNA from Phycisphaeraceae bacterium. It encodes these proteins:
- the trxB gene encoding thioredoxin-disulfide reductase codes for the protein MSTDAVHKVVIIGSGPAGWTAAIYAARAQLRPVCYVGVPKQDPGPILPGGQLMLTTEVENYPGFPKGIEGPEMMDAFAAQAERFGTVAVGEDITQVEFSKSGPHTLHTSAGESIRAHAVIIATGATANWMGLDNEMRLARSGGGVSACAVCDGALPAFRGQPLAVVGGGDSAMEEATYLTKFGSMVYVIHRRDSFRASKIMQERFLSKPNAKAVWNKVVVDVLGGDTITGVLLEDTITQERSTLDVKGLFVAIGHTPTTKFLRGTGVELDDKGYVVLRSRSSHTTIPGVFAAGDVADPRYRQAVTAAGMGCQAALDAEHWLNEHGLA